One window of Dechloromonas sp. ZY10 genomic DNA carries:
- a CDS encoding [protein-PII] uridylyltransferase: MTLDIAALRAEVKTGLAQLKEQFARDGDTLALLCNRSQQVDAVLRKLWAAFDFPAGISLAAVGGYGRGKLYPASDIDLLILLPREAGAAVQEKLERLVSCFWDIGLEIGHSVRTVAECIDEANNDITVQTALLEARLLTGSERLFATFRKRLCGNLDPLVFYEAKRLEQQERHLRFNNTPYSLEANCKEAPGGLRDLQVIFWIAQAAGYGASWPELEASGLLSSEEREHAETCAAFVRELRIRLHLTANRREDRLLFDYQNALAEQYGYVTTPERRASEQLMQAYYRNAKAITLLSYTLLQKMGAALAPENEQTPQPINEDFQRVGNLLDLCDENLFQKRPAAIFECFATMQAQPDLHGMTARTLRALWRGRERIDDDFRADPANRAAFLQLFQRERGIVHEFRRMNQLDILGAYLPNFGQIVGQMQHDLFHVYTVDQHILQVFRNLRRFTMSEFAHEYPLCSQIASEFERPWLLYVAALFHDIAKGRGGDHAEKGTVDARDFCEKHGLTVEDTELVVWLVRQHLTMSQVAQKSDLSDPDVIEEFAGLVGDTRHLQALYLLTHADIRGTSPKVWNQWKGKLLADLYQQTRYVLGRENGQPPARQGVIAERQAEAMRLLRYFALSATVHERLWKQLDTVYFLRHSAEEIAWHTRSLHYRIANDKPVVRARLQAEGDGVQVMVYTQDQPDLFARIVGFFARTGYSIVDAKIHTTAHGYALDSFVLLDVEGRESNREMVPFIEHELEERLIRQTPPEAPSGARLSRQVKHFPIKPEVSIRPDDKGSSYILSLIAADRPGLLYTVATSLTAHGASLHTAKIATLGERCEDVFLIGGGDLGSAAKRIRLEQELTEKLKV; this comes from the coding sequence ATGACACTGGACATTGCCGCGCTGCGCGCCGAGGTCAAGACCGGCCTAGCCCAACTCAAGGAACAATTCGCCCGTGACGGCGACACCCTGGCCTTACTCTGCAATCGCAGCCAGCAGGTTGACGCAGTCCTGCGCAAACTCTGGGCAGCCTTTGACTTTCCCGCCGGAATTTCCCTGGCGGCGGTGGGTGGCTACGGTCGCGGCAAGCTTTACCCGGCTTCCGACATCGACCTGCTGATCCTGCTCCCGCGCGAAGCCGGGGCCGCAGTTCAGGAAAAGCTCGAACGCCTGGTCAGCTGTTTCTGGGACATCGGGCTGGAAATCGGCCACAGCGTTCGCACTGTCGCCGAGTGCATCGACGAAGCCAACAACGACATCACGGTCCAGACCGCGCTGCTCGAAGCCCGCCTGCTGACCGGCTCGGAACGCCTGTTCGCGACCTTCAGGAAGCGTCTTTGCGGCAACCTCGATCCACTGGTGTTTTACGAAGCCAAGCGCTTGGAACAGCAGGAGCGCCACCTCCGTTTCAACAATACACCCTACAGCCTGGAGGCCAATTGCAAGGAAGCACCGGGCGGCCTGCGCGACCTTCAGGTCATTTTCTGGATTGCCCAGGCAGCCGGCTACGGGGCAAGCTGGCCCGAGCTGGAAGCCAGCGGCCTGCTCAGCAGCGAGGAACGCGAGCATGCCGAAACCTGCGCAGCCTTTGTTCGTGAATTGCGGATCCGCCTGCACCTGACCGCCAACCGGCGCGAGGATCGACTGCTGTTCGACTACCAGAACGCACTGGCAGAACAGTATGGCTACGTCACCACTCCCGAGCGGCGAGCCTCCGAGCAGTTGATGCAGGCCTACTACCGCAATGCCAAGGCGATCACCCTGCTCTCCTATACCCTGCTGCAAAAAATGGGGGCCGCGCTGGCGCCGGAGAACGAACAGACGCCGCAGCCAATCAATGAAGATTTCCAGCGCGTCGGCAACCTGCTCGACCTGTGCGACGAAAATCTGTTCCAGAAACGCCCCGCCGCCATCTTCGAATGCTTCGCGACGATGCAGGCGCAACCCGACCTGCACGGGATGACCGCGCGTACCCTGCGAGCCCTGTGGCGTGGCCGTGAACGGATCGACGACGACTTCCGCGCCGACCCGGCCAACCGTGCTGCCTTCCTGCAACTATTTCAGCGCGAACGCGGCATCGTCCATGAATTCCGGCGAATGAACCAGCTCGACATCCTCGGCGCCTATCTGCCCAACTTCGGGCAGATCGTCGGCCAGATGCAGCACGATCTGTTTCACGTCTACACGGTCGACCAGCATATCCTGCAGGTTTTCCGCAATCTGCGCCGGTTCACGATGAGCGAATTCGCGCACGAGTACCCGCTCTGCTCGCAGATCGCCAGCGAATTCGAACGTCCTTGGCTGCTCTACGTGGCGGCCCTGTTCCACGACATCGCCAAGGGGCGTGGCGGCGACCACGCCGAAAAAGGCACCGTCGATGCCCGTGATTTTTGCGAAAAACACGGGTTGACCGTGGAAGATACCGAACTGGTGGTCTGGCTGGTCCGCCAGCATCTGACCATGTCGCAGGTGGCACAGAAATCCGACCTCAGCGACCCTGACGTGATCGAGGAATTCGCGGGCCTGGTCGGCGACACCCGCCACCTGCAAGCGCTCTACCTGCTCACCCACGCCGACATTCGCGGTACCAGCCCCAAGGTCTGGAACCAATGGAAGGGCAAGCTGCTTGCCGACCTCTACCAGCAAACCCGCTACGTGCTCGGGCGCGAAAACGGACAACCCCCCGCCCGCCAAGGGGTTATTGCCGAACGGCAGGCCGAGGCAATGCGCCTGCTGCGTTACTTTGCGCTCTCGGCGACGGTGCACGAACGGCTGTGGAAACAACTCGACACGGTGTATTTCCTGCGCCATTCGGCCGAGGAAATTGCCTGGCACACCCGTTCGCTGCACTACCGCATTGCCAACGACAAGCCGGTCGTGCGCGCCCGTCTGCAAGCCGAAGGCGACGGGGTCCAGGTCATGGTGTACACCCAGGACCAGCCGGACCTTTTCGCCCGCATCGTCGGCTTCTTCGCGCGCACCGGCTACAGCATCGTGGATGCCAAGATTCACACCACGGCGCACGGCTACGCCCTGGACAGCTTCGTCCTGCTCGATGTCGAAGGCCGCGAGAGCAACCGGGAAATGGTCCCGTTCATCGAGCATGAGCTTGAAGAACGCCTGATCCGGCAAACGCCGCCGGAAGCACCGAGCGGCGCGCGCCTGTCACGTCAGGTCAAGCACTTCCCGATCAAGCCGGAAGTCAGCATCCGGCCCGACGACAAAGGCAGCAGCTACATCCTGTCGCTGATCGCGGCCGACCGGCCGGGCCTGCTCTACACCGTCGCGACCAGCCTGACCGCCCACGGCGCCAGCCTGCACACGGCCAAGATCGCAACCCTGGGCGAGCGCTGTGAAGACGTGTTCCTGATCGGCGGCGGCGACCTCGGCTCAGCCGCCAAGCGCATCCGCCTGGAACAGGAACTGACGGAAAAACTGAAAGTGTGA
- a CDS encoding S-methyl-5'-thioinosine phosphorylase, translating into MLAIIGGSGLTTLSNLDVSHREVARTPYGEPSGALVFGQICGQPAMFLPRHGYGHSIPPHMVNYRANLWALHHHQATGIISVASVGGIRGDLDPGDIVVPDQIIDYTWGRHSTFFDGVGSPVTHVDFTEPYDADLRQRIIKAGEELGVAIKVGGVYAATQGPRLETAAEVNRLERDGADVVGMTGMPEAVLARELGIPYAAINVVANHAAGRGHSSNGIHFESLEPVLQEAMGRVRSLIERLVGCQDACRPLGMSV; encoded by the coding sequence ATGCTGGCAATCATCGGTGGCAGCGGGTTAACCACCCTGTCGAATCTTGACGTTTCGCACCGCGAAGTCGCGCGTACCCCCTACGGTGAGCCTTCCGGGGCTCTGGTCTTCGGCCAGATCTGCGGTCAGCCGGCGATGTTCCTGCCGCGCCATGGCTACGGCCACAGCATCCCGCCGCACATGGTCAATTACCGGGCCAATTTATGGGCGCTGCATCACCACCAGGCGACCGGGATCATTTCGGTGGCTTCGGTCGGTGGCATTCGCGGTGACCTCGATCCGGGCGATATCGTCGTTCCCGACCAGATCATCGACTACACCTGGGGGCGGCATTCGACCTTTTTCGACGGAGTCGGCAGCCCGGTGACCCACGTCGACTTCACTGAGCCCTACGATGCCGATTTGCGGCAGCGGATCATCAAGGCTGGCGAGGAACTCGGGGTGGCGATCAAGGTCGGCGGGGTCTATGCGGCGACCCAGGGGCCGCGTCTGGAAACTGCCGCCGAAGTCAATCGGCTGGAGCGCGACGGCGCCGATGTGGTGGGGATGACCGGGATGCCGGAGGCAGTGCTGGCGCGTGAACTGGGGATTCCTTACGCGGCGATCAATGTGGTCGCCAACCATGCGGCTGGTCGCGGCCACAGTAGTAACGGCATCCATTTCGAGAGTCTGGAACCGGTGCTGCAGGAGGCCATGGGCCGAGTACGCTCCCTGATCGAGCGTCTGGTTGGCTGTCAGGACGCTTGCCGGCCGCTGGGCATGTCGGTCTGA
- a CDS encoding class I SAM-dependent methyltransferase gives MNVAEFLAYWEEEGEAYFRRGDYAWMAAQVAGRRVLEIGCGPGFGTAALIQAGCQVLVVDTLDECLAAARQRCGNAPLEALQADVSELSAEARQQIMDFSPEAVVCWLMGAPAETTGATASDGGKAVAAYREGVHRAVAELAASLPAATLLHLVDRTAIPWQAKDIGRDTLVNYHLGKTLAGLPWQASRRDAAYRKLDGNVVAFGAPRLAHPSLRSVVPVLASLLVRRAH, from the coding sequence ATGAATGTCGCCGAATTCCTCGCTTACTGGGAGGAAGAGGGCGAAGCTTATTTCCGCCGCGGCGACTACGCCTGGATGGCGGCCCAGGTCGCCGGCCGGAGGGTGCTCGAAATCGGCTGTGGCCCGGGGTTTGGCACAGCTGCTCTGATCCAGGCTGGCTGTCAGGTGCTGGTGGTCGATACCCTGGACGAGTGCCTGGCCGCCGCTCGTCAGCGTTGCGGCAATGCCCCGCTGGAGGCCTTGCAGGCCGACGTGAGTGAGCTCTCGGCAGAGGCGCGGCAGCAAATCATGGATTTTTCGCCGGAAGCTGTGGTCTGTTGGTTGATGGGAGCGCCGGCCGAAACCACTGGCGCCACGGCCAGCGATGGTGGCAAGGCGGTCGCGGCCTACCGCGAAGGGGTGCACCGGGCGGTCGCCGAACTGGCAGCCAGCCTGCCGGCCGCGACTTTGCTGCATCTGGTTGATCGCACCGCGATTCCTTGGCAGGCCAAGGACATCGGTCGCGATACGCTGGTCAATTATCATCTGGGCAAGACCCTGGCCGGTCTGCCCTGGCAGGCCAGTCGGCGGGATGCCGCTTACCGCAAGCTGGACGGCAATGTCGTGGCTTTTGGCGCGCCGCGTCTGGCGCACCCGTCGCTGCGCAGCGTGGTTCCGGTGCTGGCTTCCCTGCTGGTCCGGCGCGCTCACTAA
- the galU gene encoding UTP--glucose-1-phosphate uridylyltransferase GalU, with the protein MKKVRKAVFPVAGMGTRFLPATKASPKEMLPIVDKPLIQYAVEEAVAAGITDMIFVTGRSKRAIEDHFDKAYELESELEARGKNEMLEFVRNMIPKNINCIYIRQPEALGLGHAVLCAKPVIGDEPFAVILADDLLDGETAVMKQMTDTYDYYRCSVLGVQDVPRADTKSYGIVDAKPVAERLEQINAIVEKPKPEEAPSTLAVVGRYILTPRIFHHLETIKPGSGGEIQLTDGIAALLAEEQVLAYRYDGTRYDCGSKLGYLQATVVFGQRHAEVGPAFSAYLATQGKA; encoded by the coding sequence ATGAAAAAAGTTAGAAAAGCCGTTTTTCCGGTCGCCGGGATGGGGACCCGTTTCCTGCCAGCGACCAAGGCCAGCCCCAAGGAAATGCTGCCGATCGTCGATAAGCCCTTGATCCAGTACGCGGTTGAGGAAGCGGTCGCGGCGGGCATCACTGACATGATTTTCGTGACCGGCCGTTCCAAGCGGGCGATCGAGGATCATTTCGACAAGGCCTACGAGTTGGAAAGCGAACTGGAAGCCCGTGGCAAGAACGAGATGCTGGAATTCGTGCGCAACATGATTCCGAAGAACATCAACTGCATCTACATTCGCCAGCCGGAAGCGCTCGGTCTCGGCCATGCCGTGCTTTGCGCCAAGCCGGTGATTGGCGACGAGCCGTTTGCGGTGATTCTGGCTGACGACCTGCTCGACGGCGAAACGGCCGTCATGAAGCAGATGACCGACACCTACGACTATTACCGTTGCTCGGTGCTGGGCGTGCAAGACGTGCCGCGCGCCGATACCAAGAGCTACGGGATTGTTGACGCCAAGCCGGTCGCTGAGCGTCTGGAGCAGATCAACGCCATCGTCGAGAAGCCGAAGCCCGAGGAAGCGCCGTCTACGCTGGCGGTGGTCGGTCGCTACATCCTGACGCCGCGCATCTTCCATCATCTGGAAACGATCAAACCGGGTTCCGGCGGGGAGATTCAGTTGACCGATGGGATTGCCGCACTGCTCGCCGAAGAGCAGGTACTGGCCTATCGCTACGACGGCACCCGCTACGATTGCGGTTCCAAGCTCGGCTACCTGCAGGCAACGGTGGTTTTCGGCCAGCGTCACGCCGAGGTTGGTCCGGCGTTTTCTGCTTACCTGGCAACGCAGGGGAAAGCGTGA
- the ligA gene encoding NAD-dependent DNA ligase LigA, protein MPLVDAAAARAAALRAAALRGELAAHDRAYYVLDAPTVPDAEYDRLFRELQALERDYPELATPDSPTQRVGGRPLPEFAPVVHAQPMLSIQTETDTEASGAANFDARIRRELELPDSALPVEYAAELKFDGLAVSLRYEHGILVRGATRGDGSTGEDVTQNLRTLRQIPLRLHGAAPAVLEVRGEVYMRRDDLARYNAAAAARGEKTLVNPRNAAAGSIRQLDPAIAAARPLCFFAYGVGAVEGWEWPKTHAAVLDALAAFGLPVCAERAVVRGAEELADFHRRVAALREQLPFDIDGVVYKVNSLALQARLGFRSREPRWAVAHKYPPQEALTVVEAIDIQVGRTGALTPVARLQPVFVGGVTVTNATLHNADEVARKGGICVGDTVSVRRAGDVIPEVVAVVAERRPANAVAFVMPDACPVCGAHVVREPGEAVTRCSGGFSCRAQRIQAILHFASRRMMDIDGLGERYVERLVEFDYVHGVADLYRLTLADLLEMKRRADERDGVVPETVKAGQVATRWAENLLAAIAASRRPRLARLLFALGIRHVGESTAKTLADWLGSVERVRRAPAPLLAVLPDIGATVASAIADFFAEERNARALDDLLCPEVGVVPADEHPPHPALAERLAWEQLYVALDIPRLTPLRARQLAALVDGTTLAASGVDTARLSAAALPGEVIDALVAWLAQPGKRGLLAALARQRDDLLAAVPLASPTAADAAPLAGKTCVLTGTLPTLTRDQAKVLIEAAGGKVSGSVSKKTDYVVAGEEAGSKLDKARELGVAVLDEAALLQLLNSQGVADEKS, encoded by the coding sequence ATGCCGCTGGTAGATGCTGCCGCAGCGCGCGCCGCCGCGCTGCGGGCCGCCGCCTTGCGAGGTGAACTGGCGGCGCATGATCGGGCCTACTACGTCCTTGATGCGCCTACCGTTCCGGATGCAGAGTACGACCGCTTGTTCCGCGAACTGCAGGCACTGGAGCGCGATTATCCTGAACTGGCGACACCGGATTCTCCCACCCAGCGTGTCGGCGGGCGACCGCTGCCCGAGTTCGCGCCGGTGGTACACGCACAGCCGATGCTGTCGATCCAGACCGAAACCGATACCGAGGCCAGCGGCGCGGCCAATTTCGATGCCCGTATCCGGCGTGAATTGGAGTTGCCTGACAGCGCGCTGCCGGTTGAGTACGCGGCCGAGCTCAAATTCGATGGGCTGGCAGTCAGCCTGCGCTACGAACATGGCATCCTGGTGCGCGGCGCGACCCGAGGCGACGGTAGTACCGGCGAGGATGTGACGCAAAATCTGCGCACCCTGCGGCAGATTCCTTTGCGTCTGCACGGTGCCGCCCCCGCCGTGCTGGAAGTGCGCGGCGAGGTGTACATGCGCCGCGACGATCTGGCCCGCTATAACGCCGCCGCTGCCGCTCGCGGCGAGAAGACCCTGGTTAATCCGCGCAATGCGGCTGCCGGCAGCATCCGCCAGCTGGACCCGGCAATTGCGGCAGCGCGTCCGCTGTGTTTCTTCGCCTATGGCGTTGGCGCGGTCGAAGGCTGGGAATGGCCGAAAACCCACGCCGCCGTCCTCGATGCGCTGGCGGCTTTCGGTCTGCCGGTCTGTGCCGAACGGGCGGTCGTGCGCGGTGCTGAGGAACTGGCGGACTTTCATCGCCGGGTTGCGGCTTTGCGCGAACAGTTGCCGTTCGATATCGACGGCGTGGTGTACAAGGTCAATTCCCTGGCCTTGCAGGCGCGCCTCGGCTTTCGCAGTCGTGAGCCGCGCTGGGCGGTGGCGCACAAATATCCGCCGCAGGAAGCGTTGACCGTGGTCGAGGCGATCGACATCCAGGTCGGCCGTACCGGCGCGCTGACCCCGGTCGCCCGTCTGCAGCCGGTTTTCGTCGGCGGCGTGACGGTGACCAATGCAACCCTGCACAACGCCGACGAAGTCGCGCGCAAGGGCGGCATCTGCGTCGGCGATACAGTCAGTGTGCGCCGGGCCGGCGATGTCATTCCCGAAGTCGTGGCGGTGGTTGCAGAGCGGCGGCCGGCGAACGCAGTGGCTTTCGTCATGCCCGATGCCTGTCCGGTGTGTGGCGCGCATGTGGTGCGTGAGCCAGGCGAAGCGGTGACTCGTTGCTCCGGCGGCTTTTCCTGCCGGGCGCAGCGAATCCAGGCGATTCTGCACTTTGCCAGTCGGCGGATGATGGACATCGACGGCCTGGGCGAGCGCTACGTCGAGCGGCTGGTCGAGTTCGACTACGTGCACGGCGTGGCCGACCTGTATCGCCTGACCCTCGCTGATTTGCTGGAAATGAAACGGCGCGCTGACGAGCGCGACGGCGTCGTGCCGGAAACGGTCAAGGCCGGACAGGTCGCCACTCGCTGGGCGGAAAACCTGCTGGCGGCGATTGCCGCCAGCCGGCGGCCGCGTCTTGCCCGCTTGCTTTTTGCGCTGGGGATTCGTCACGTTGGTGAAAGTACCGCCAAAACCCTGGCTGACTGGCTGGGCAGCGTTGAGCGGGTGCGCCGGGCGCCGGCTCCCTTGCTGGCCGTGCTGCCGGACATCGGGGCGACGGTCGCGAGCGCGATTGCCGATTTTTTTGCCGAGGAACGGAATGCGCGGGCGCTTGACGACCTGCTTTGTCCGGAAGTCGGTGTGGTGCCTGCCGATGAACATCCGCCGCATCCGGCGCTGGCCGAGCGGCTGGCCTGGGAGCAGTTGTACGTCGCACTCGACATCCCGCGCTTGACCCCCTTGCGTGCCAGGCAACTGGCGGCGCTGGTCGATGGCACAACCCTGGCGGCAAGCGGTGTCGATACTGCCCGCCTGTCGGCGGCGGCACTGCCCGGCGAGGTGATCGATGCGCTGGTTGCCTGGCTGGCACAGCCCGGCAAGCGCGGCCTGCTGGCGGCTTTGGCCCGGCAGCGGGACGATTTGCTGGCTGCCGTACCGCTGGCCTCGCCGACGGCTGCGGACGCTGCACCGCTGGCCGGCAAGACATGTGTCCTGACCGGTACCTTGCCGACGCTGACCCGCGACCAGGCCAAGGTGCTGATCGAAGCTGCGGGCGGCAAGGTCTCCGGTTCGGTCTCGAAGAAAACCGATTATGTGGTTGCCGGCGAAGAGGCCGGCTCCAAACTCGACAAGGCCCGGGAACTTGGCGTTGCCGTGCTCGACGAAGCGGCCTTGTTGCAGTTGTTGAATTCTCAGGGAGTTGCAGATGAAAAAAGTTAG